In the genome of Oxalobacter aliiformigenes, one region contains:
- the ychF gene encoding redox-regulated ATPase YchF, translated as MSLKCGIVGLPNVGKSTLFNALTKAGIPAENYPFCTIEPNVGIVEVPDPRLNELANIVKPERIVPAVVEFVDIAGLVAGASKGEGLGNQFLAHIRETDAIVQVVRCFQNDNVVHVAGKVDPLSDISVIQTELALADLNTVERVIQREIKKAGAGNKESARLCELLEKVAAHLNKAEPVRSLGLDKEQMELIRPLCLITAKPTMYVANVSDDGFTDNPLLDQLTQYAESQNAPIVTICAAIESEIVELPEEDRAEFLSDMGMEEPGLNRLIRAAFKLLGLQTYFTAGIKEVRAWTIHIGDTAPKAAGVIHTDFERGFIRAQTISFDDYITCKGETGAKEAGKMRAEGKDYIVKDGDVLNFLFNV; from the coding sequence ATGAGTTTGAAATGCGGCATCGTTGGTTTGCCTAATGTTGGCAAATCCACTCTTTTTAATGCACTAACCAAAGCAGGAATTCCCGCGGAAAACTATCCTTTTTGTACAATCGAGCCGAATGTCGGTATTGTCGAAGTTCCTGACCCCAGACTGAATGAATTGGCAAATATCGTAAAACCGGAAAGAATTGTTCCTGCTGTTGTCGAGTTTGTCGATATTGCAGGACTCGTCGCCGGGGCATCCAAGGGTGAGGGTCTGGGCAATCAGTTTCTTGCACATATTCGCGAGACGGATGCCATCGTACAGGTTGTACGCTGTTTTCAAAACGATAATGTCGTACACGTTGCGGGCAAGGTCGATCCACTCAGCGACATTTCCGTTATTCAGACAGAACTGGCTCTGGCCGATTTAAACACTGTCGAAAGAGTCATCCAGAGAGAAATCAAAAAGGCCGGAGCCGGCAATAAAGAATCAGCCCGGTTATGTGAATTGCTTGAAAAAGTGGCTGCACACCTGAACAAGGCAGAACCTGTCAGATCCCTGGGACTTGACAAGGAACAAATGGAATTGATTCGCCCGCTTTGCCTGATAACAGCCAAGCCGACAATGTATGTCGCCAATGTTTCAGATGATGGCTTTACCGACAATCCGCTGCTGGATCAATTGACGCAATATGCAGAATCACAAAACGCTCCGATCGTAACGATCTGTGCCGCCATTGAATCGGAAATCGTTGAACTGCCCGAGGAAGATCGCGCTGAATTCCTGTCAGACATGGGAATGGAAGAACCCGGACTTAACCGGCTTATTCGGGCCGCATTCAAACTGCTCGGGCTACAAACCTATTTTACAGCAGGAATCAAGGAAGTACGCGCCTGGACAATTCACATTGGTGATACCGCCCCGAAAGCTGCTGGAGTCATTCATACCGACTTCGAACGCGGATTCATTCGTGCGCAAACCATTTCCTTTGATGACTATATCACGTGCAAAGGAGAAACGGGCGCCAAGGAAGCAGGAAAAATGCGGGCGGAAGGAAAAGACTATATCGTGAAAGATGGCGATGTACTGAATTTCCTGTTTAATGTCTAG
- a CDS encoding YfhL family 4Fe-4S dicluster ferredoxin, translated as MALLITKDCICCDICVPECPNEAITLGRKICEIDVNKCTECVGHYEEPQCKQVCPMDCIVNNPDCVETPEQLMEKFLRVTSGK; from the coding sequence ATGGCGCTATTAATTACGAAAGATTGCATCTGTTGCGATATATGCGTGCCGGAATGCCCGAATGAAGCCATTACTTTGGGCAGGAAAATATGTGAAATCGACGTCAACAAATGCACGGAATGTGTGGGTCATTACGAAGAACCGCAATGCAAGCAGGTGTGTCCGATGGATTGTATTGTTAATAATCCCGATTGCGTGGAAACGCCCGAGCAATTGATGGAAAAGTTTCTCCGGGTGACCAGTGGCAAGTAG
- the coaD gene encoding pantetheine-phosphate adenylyltransferase, producing MVIAVYPGTFDPLTRGHEDLVRRSSGLFDELIVGVADSRTKKPFFTMEERMAIAKEVLGHYPNVRVESFTGLLKDFVREHNASVIIRGLRAVSDFEYEFQMAGMNRYLMPEAETLFMTPSDQYQFISGSIVREIAFLGGDVSKFVFPSVEKWLRNKVNEMKGK from the coding sequence ATGGTTATTGCTGTTTATCCCGGAACATTTGATCCATTGACGCGAGGGCATGAGGACTTGGTCCGTCGCTCGTCAGGTTTGTTTGACGAACTGATTGTTGGTGTGGCCGACAGTCGGACAAAAAAGCCTTTTTTTACGATGGAAGAACGTATGGCTATTGCCAAGGAGGTACTTGGTCATTATCCGAATGTCAGAGTGGAAAGCTTTACGGGACTGTTGAAAGATTTTGTCCGGGAGCATAATGCGAGTGTCATTATCAGGGGATTGCGTGCCGTGTCTGATTTTGAGTATGAATTCCAGATGGCGGGCATGAATCGTTATCTGATGCCTGAAGCGGAGACACTTTTCATGACGCCATCTGATCAATACCAGTTTATTTCCGGTTCAATCGTCCGCGAAATCGCCTTTCTTGGCGGCGATGTTTCCAAGTTTGTGTTTCCGTCCGTTGAAAAATGGCTCAGAAACAAAGTCAATGAAATGAAAGGTAAATAG
- the rsmD gene encoding 16S rRNA (guanine(966)-N(2))-methyltransferase RsmD, with amino-acid sequence MSPVKQKGGKLSVKKPEHKVRIVGGMWKRTPLAVADVDGLRPTSERVRETLFNWLVHLRGNGFGRMNCLDLFAGTGALGFEAASRGLAHVTMIEENGTACAQLQVIKKKLNAVQVSIYCADALKFSGQLARTDRKFDLIFLDPPFQKDLLPRVLPLCVRLLASKGLVYVESNEAVTNEKLRFWMEDSVPGLQIIREGRAGQVYYHLLEMKALSPS; translated from the coding sequence ATGAGTCCCGTGAAACAAAAGGGTGGCAAACTTTCCGTGAAAAAGCCGGAACACAAGGTGCGTATTGTCGGCGGGATGTGGAAACGTACCCCGCTTGCCGTTGCCGATGTGGACGGATTGCGGCCGACATCCGAACGGGTTCGGGAGACGCTGTTTAACTGGCTGGTGCATTTGCGGGGAAACGGGTTCGGTCGTATGAATTGTCTGGATCTTTTTGCCGGTACGGGGGCGCTGGGGTTCGAAGCGGCCAGCAGAGGGCTGGCGCATGTAACCATGATAGAAGAAAATGGTACTGCTTGCGCGCAATTGCAGGTTATCAAAAAGAAACTGAATGCAGTTCAGGTTTCCATTTATTGTGCCGATGCGCTGAAATTTTCAGGCCAGCTTGCCCGGACAGATAGAAAATTCGATCTGATCTTTCTTGACCCTCCCTTTCAAAAAGACTTGTTGCCGCGTGTTTTGCCTCTTTGTGTCCGGTTATTGGCAAGCAAGGGGTTGGTTTATGTTGAATCCAATGAGGCCGTTACGAATGAGAAACTTCGTTTCTGGATGGAGGACAGTGTACCCGGTTTGCAAATTATTCGAGAAGGGCGGGCTGGACAGGTTTATTATCATCTGCTTGAAATGAAGGCATTAAGTCCATCTTGA
- a CDS encoding M16 family metallopeptidase: protein MKTKILEKVFKLKFAGFLFIGVLGCGCINLPALAAMPIQQWTTANGAKVLFVETHAIPVLDISVEFDAGSRRDPADKIGLAALANGSLDKGILSPDGNNVSESRILDAFADAGALHGGKSGMDRAGYTLRVLSGQAESDDVIQMMSRFLSRPSFPEELLERDKVRLVASLREELTRPESIAAKTFKRDLYIDHPYGRSPTPESVMSITRNDLVNFHKTHYVANRAVISIVGDVDQNRARAIADEISKNLQTSHQELPVLPEIRPVTSKTDSISHPATQAHVLLGMPAVKRGDPDFFALTVGNYILGGGGFSSRLMQEVREKRGLSYSVYSKFQPMLQEGPFIIGLQTEKKQVGEALKVVNSTWVAFLQNGPSEVELQAAKDHLVNSFAMQMDNNRKILELISMIGYYRLPLDYLDTWTENVKRISVADVKAAMNRKLSADKMVTVVVGE from the coding sequence ATGAAAACAAAAATCCTTGAAAAAGTATTCAAGCTGAAGTTTGCCGGTTTTCTGTTTATTGGCGTATTGGGTTGTGGGTGTATTAATTTGCCAGCATTGGCTGCCATGCCAATTCAGCAGTGGACAACAGCAAATGGTGCGAAAGTGTTGTTTGTTGAAACACATGCTATTCCGGTTCTGGATATCAGTGTTGAATTCGATGCGGGTTCCCGTCGTGATCCGGCAGACAAGATTGGTCTGGCAGCACTCGCCAATGGCTCGCTGGATAAGGGTATTTTGTCTCCCGATGGAAATAATGTCTCTGAGTCGCGGATTCTTGATGCTTTCGCCGATGCGGGAGCATTGCATGGCGGCAAATCGGGTATGGATCGGGCAGGATATACCTTGCGTGTTTTGTCTGGACAGGCTGAATCGGATGATGTTATTCAAATGATGTCCCGGTTTTTGTCAAGGCCGTCGTTTCCTGAAGAATTGCTTGAACGAGACAAGGTACGGCTTGTCGCCTCGCTCAGGGAAGAGCTGACCAGACCTGAATCGATTGCGGCGAAGACTTTCAAACGGGATCTATATATTGACCATCCGTATGGAAGAAGTCCTACCCCGGAATCGGTGATGTCTATAACACGTAATGATCTCGTCAATTTCCATAAAACCCATTATGTGGCCAATCGGGCAGTTATCAGTATTGTCGGCGATGTTGACCAAAACCGTGCCAGAGCGATTGCGGATGAAATCAGCAAAAACCTGCAAACATCACATCAGGAGTTGCCGGTGTTGCCTGAAATCCGGCCGGTCACCAGCAAAACCGATTCCATTTCGCATCCGGCTACTCAGGCACATGTTTTGCTCGGGATGCCTGCCGTCAAGCGAGGAGATCCTGACTTTTTTGCTTTGACGGTAGGAAATTATATTCTGGGTGGGGGCGGTTTCTCTTCCAGACTCATGCAGGAGGTCCGGGAAAAAAGGGGATTATCGTATAGTGTTTACAGCAAATTTCAGCCCATGTTGCAGGAAGGGCCTTTCATCATTGGTCTGCAAACAGAAAAAAAACAGGTCGGGGAAGCATTAAAGGTTGTCAATTCAACATGGGTTGCATTTTTGCAGAATGGTCCTTCTGAAGTGGAACTGCAAGCGGCAAAAGATCATCTTGTCAACAGCTTTGCTATGCAGATGGACAACAACCGGAAAATATTGGAATTGATTTCCATGATCGGCTATTATCGTTTGCCTCTCGATTATCTGGATACCTGGACAGAGAATGTCAAGCGTATATCGGTCGCTGATGTCAAGGCCGCGATGAATCGAAAGCTTTCCGCCGACAAAATGGTTACGGTTGTCGTCGGTGAATGA
- a CDS encoding M16 family metallopeptidase, which produces MKIRKFFYGLMFVLFCVQNGAYAEPAKEFYLENGMKIIVKEDHRAPVAVHMVWYRTGSMDETNGTTGVAHVLEHMMFKGTPKYPEGSLSKTVAKLGGKDNAFTNTDYTAYFQQIPKNSLEKMMEMEADRMSNLQFANSDFEKEIRVVMEERRWRTDDQPEGRVDEALRAAAFVAHPYHWPVIGWMNDLQNMTVEDARNWYERWYAPNNAIMVVVGDVDAFAVRNMANKYFGKIRPKKIVPVKPQLEPEQLGPKRVAVSAPAENPMVVLAYKVPALRDVEKDDDVYALDVLASVLDGYDNARLPASLVRKERIALSVGTDYSALSRGPALFVLQGIPAKGVTVDELEKRLRHEVASIAKHGITMEELQRVKMQLISSQIYKRDSMFGQAMEIGVFEMTGIGQKRIDHVIGKLKEVTPQQVQRVAQKYFTDNALTVATLVPEVLPDTKVK; this is translated from the coding sequence ATGAAAATTCGAAAATTTTTCTATGGTCTGATGTTTGTCCTGTTCTGTGTACAAAACGGGGCATATGCCGAACCGGCAAAAGAGTTTTATCTTGAAAACGGTATGAAAATCATTGTCAAGGAAGACCATCGGGCTCCGGTAGCTGTGCATATGGTCTGGTATCGTACCGGATCGATGGATGAAACGAATGGAACAACAGGCGTCGCGCATGTTCTTGAGCATATGATGTTCAAGGGGACACCGAAGTATCCCGAAGGTAGCCTGAGCAAGACGGTCGCAAAGCTCGGAGGTAAAGACAATGCTTTTACCAATACTGATTACACGGCTTATTTTCAGCAGATCCCCAAAAACAGTCTTGAGAAAATGATGGAAATGGAAGCGGATCGCATGAGTAATCTGCAGTTCGCGAATTCGGATTTCGAGAAGGAAATCCGCGTCGTCATGGAAGAACGACGCTGGAGAACGGATGACCAGCCGGAAGGACGTGTCGATGAAGCATTAAGAGCGGCAGCCTTTGTCGCCCATCCGTATCATTGGCCGGTTATCGGCTGGATGAACGATTTGCAGAATATGACTGTTGAGGATGCCAGAAACTGGTATGAAAGATGGTATGCACCGAATAATGCGATCATGGTTGTCGTCGGTGATGTCGATGCCTTTGCAGTCAGGAATATGGCGAATAAGTATTTTGGCAAGATCCGGCCTAAAAAAATTGTTCCGGTCAAACCCCAGCTGGAACCGGAGCAGCTTGGTCCTAAGCGGGTTGCTGTTTCCGCACCTGCAGAAAATCCGATGGTCGTACTGGCTTATAAGGTCCCGGCTTTGAGAGATGTCGAAAAAGATGACGATGTTTATGCACTCGATGTGCTGGCTTCTGTTCTGGATGGCTACGATAATGCACGGCTTCCAGCTTCTTTGGTGCGCAAGGAACGGATAGCGCTGTCGGTCGGGACAGATTATTCCGCCCTGTCGCGTGGTCCGGCATTGTTTGTGTTACAAGGGATTCCTGCAAAAGGTGTGACGGTTGACGAGCTGGAAAAGCGTTTGCGTCATGAAGTTGCCAGTATTGCGAAGCATGGTATAACCATGGAGGAATTGCAACGGGTGAAGATGCAGTTGATTTCGTCGCAGATTTACAAACGCGATTCAATGTTCGGACAGGCAATGGAAATCGGTGTTTTTGAAATGACCGGCATCGGTCAGAAACGGATTGACCATGTTATCGGGAAGCTCAAGGAGGTGACTCCTCAACAGGTACAGCGAGTGGCGCAAAAATATTTCACGGACAATGCATTGACAGTCGCAACACTTGTTCCTGAGGTTTTGCCTGATACAAAGGTTAAATGA
- the ftsY gene encoding signal recognition particle-docking protein FtsY: protein MFSFFKKKTDVTKTKEEISKPVLSDDTHETSAISESSAPDAANIETSQAIAKPEEEKKQSWLTRLKAGLARTSANLNIFGGTKIDEELFEELETALLVSDVGLPATEYLLDTLRKKVREEHLTQPSEIKAELAKLLTGLLAPLQKSLEIGRHSPLIVMMTGVNGAGKTTTIGKLARHLQNNNQTVLLAAGDTFRAAAREQLAVWGNRNQITVIAQESGDPAAVAFDAVQSAKAKNIDVVMVDTAGRLPTQLHLMEELRKIKRVIGKGMDEAPHEIILVIDGNTGQNALAQVKAFDEALGLTGLIVTKLDGTPKGGILAAIAKNHPVPVYFIGVGEKIEDLQPFVAEEFSNALLS, encoded by the coding sequence ATGTTCAGCTTTTTCAAAAAGAAAACCGACGTCACCAAGACAAAAGAAGAAATCAGCAAACCGGTCTTGTCAGACGACACACATGAAACATCCGCTATTTCGGAGTCGTCTGCACCTGATGCTGCCAATATAGAGACTTCCCAGGCCATTGCCAAGCCGGAAGAAGAAAAAAAACAGTCCTGGCTGACTCGTCTCAAAGCAGGGCTCGCCAGAACTTCCGCCAATCTGAATATTTTTGGTGGAACGAAAATCGATGAAGAACTGTTTGAAGAACTCGAAACGGCTCTTCTCGTTTCCGATGTGGGACTTCCTGCCACGGAATATCTTCTGGATACCCTTCGAAAAAAAGTCAGGGAAGAACATTTGACGCAACCTTCGGAAATCAAGGCCGAACTGGCCAAATTGTTGACAGGACTATTAGCCCCTCTTCAGAAAAGTCTTGAAATAGGAAGGCATTCTCCCTTAATTGTCATGATGACGGGAGTAAACGGTGCCGGCAAAACGACAACAATCGGTAAACTCGCCAGACATCTCCAGAACAACAACCAGACCGTCCTGCTGGCAGCAGGCGATACTTTCCGCGCAGCGGCACGTGAACAGCTTGCAGTCTGGGGGAATCGGAACCAGATCACCGTCATTGCCCAGGAATCCGGCGATCCGGCAGCTGTCGCTTTCGATGCAGTCCAGTCAGCCAAAGCGAAAAATATCGACGTCGTTATGGTGGACACGGCAGGCCGCTTGCCGACCCAACTACACCTAATGGAAGAACTCAGGAAAATCAAACGGGTCATCGGAAAAGGAATGGATGAAGCGCCTCATGAAATCATACTTGTCATCGATGGCAACACCGGACAGAATGCACTTGCCCAGGTCAAGGCATTTGACGAGGCACTGGGACTGACCGGTCTGATCGTTACCAAGCTGGATGGCACACCCAAAGGAGGCATTCTTGCGGCAATCGCGAAAAATCATCCTGTTCCCGTCTATTTCATTGGCGTAGGTGAAAAAATCGAAGACCTCCAGCCGTTTGTTGCGGAAGAATTCTCCAATGCGTTGCTGAGCTGA
- a CDS encoding cell division ATP-binding protein FtsE: MIQFQNVSKCYPDDIIAVQDINLTIEQGEYVFLSGPSGAGKSTLLKMIAAIERPDTGTLTVNGQEIGQLRPAGIPFLRRNLGLILQQQHLLEDRTILENVMLPLNVTGVEQTEAKFRARAALEKVGLSNRADSLPLALSEGEQQRVAVARAIVNRPQIILADEPTANLDKPNADKVIEAITFFQSAGVTCIIATHDESLFTKANRVIYLDHGKLSHIDQMDGKKHENLV, from the coding sequence ATGATCCAATTCCAGAATGTATCCAAATGTTATCCGGACGACATTATCGCGGTACAGGATATCAACCTGACGATCGAACAGGGCGAATATGTCTTTCTCTCGGGTCCTTCCGGAGCCGGAAAGTCGACGCTTCTCAAAATGATCGCTGCCATTGAACGGCCGGACACGGGAACCCTGACAGTCAATGGACAGGAAATCGGTCAGCTCAGGCCAGCTGGAATCCCGTTTTTGAGACGTAATCTGGGACTGATTCTCCAGCAGCAGCATCTGCTGGAAGACAGGACCATTCTGGAAAATGTCATGTTGCCGTTAAATGTGACGGGAGTGGAACAAACCGAAGCGAAATTTCGTGCCCGTGCAGCGCTGGAGAAAGTCGGACTGTCAAACCGTGCCGACTCACTTCCACTTGCCCTATCCGAAGGAGAACAGCAACGTGTCGCCGTCGCACGTGCGATCGTCAACCGCCCCCAGATCATTCTGGCTGATGAACCGACAGCCAATCTGGATAAGCCGAATGCAGACAAAGTCATTGAGGCAATTACCTTTTTCCAGTCAGCCGGAGTAACCTGCATTATTGCAACGCATGACGAAAGCCTTTTCACCAAGGCCAACCGAGTCATTTATCTTGATCACGGCAAACTCAGTCATATCGATCAAATGGATGGTAAAAAGCATGAAAATCTGGTTTAG
- a CDS encoding cell division protein FtsX has protein sequence MKIWFRHHVAAICHALAQFRRSPGHFFFNILVLSMTLALPFGGMTILDNIQSITEQLSVSPEISIFLKQEISRDRTIAMEQSIHKILRTDHQKAEILFIPKETALESLQKKTGMNDIADSLGRNPLPDSYVIRLPDNMSSGTALAAQIESVVHQLQKLPGIDKVQIDSDWTKRLAALLSVLRMGLLFLAIILSIVVIVVTFNTIRLQVLMHLDEITLSWHVGASRAYIRRPFYYMGIFLGLFSGCFALLLINLSLIPFNSALYELTQLYGSSFQLTPLNPVISVILLGASAALGWLGALLSVNRQLRRIS, from the coding sequence ATGAAAATCTGGTTTAGACATCATGTCGCTGCAATTTGCCACGCACTTGCACAGTTCCGTCGTTCTCCCGGGCACTTTTTTTTCAACATCCTTGTCCTGTCCATGACACTGGCTCTTCCATTCGGTGGAATGACCATCCTCGACAATATCCAGTCCATTACAGAACAATTATCCGTCTCTCCGGAAATCAGTATCTTCCTGAAACAGGAAATCAGTCGTGACCGCACTATAGCCATGGAACAATCCATCCATAAAATACTGCGAACCGACCATCAAAAAGCTGAAATCCTCTTCATTCCCAAAGAAACGGCCCTCGAATCACTTCAGAAAAAAACAGGAATGAATGACATAGCCGACTCATTGGGACGCAACCCGCTTCCTGACTCATACGTTATACGCCTTCCCGATAACATGTCATCCGGCACCGCACTTGCCGCACAGATTGAATCGGTTGTACACCAGTTGCAAAAACTTCCCGGGATCGACAAGGTCCAGATCGATTCAGACTGGACAAAACGCCTGGCGGCACTGCTCAGTGTATTGAGAATGGGCCTTTTGTTTCTGGCAATTATCCTGAGTATTGTTGTCATCGTCGTCACATTTAACACGATCAGATTGCAGGTTCTGATGCATCTTGACGAGATCACCCTTTCATGGCATGTCGGCGCCAGCAGGGCTTACATCCGACGACCCTTTTATTATATGGGAATTTTTCTGGGACTTTTTTCCGGATGTTTTGCCCTGCTATTGATTAACTTGAGTCTAATTCCTTTCAATAGCGCCCTATATGAACTGACACAACTTTATGGTTCCAGCTTTCAGTTGACTCCGCTGAATCCTGTCATTTCCGTGATTTTACTGGGAGCCAGTGCAGCATTGGGTTGGCTGGGCGCCCTTTTATCTGTCAACCGGCAATTGAGAAGAATCAGCTAA
- the rpoH gene encoding RNA polymerase sigma factor RpoH produces MNAKSEQTSLMSVSSHALAPAFTGSLGNIEAYIAEVNRLPILTQEQETDLALRYREHNDLSAAQELVLSHLRLVVSIARNYLGYGLPHADLIQEGNIGLMKAVKRFDPEMGVRLVSYAIHWIKAEIHEYILRNWRMVKIATTKAQRKLFFNLRSHKNGMDAMTRAQISSLAEKLNVKDEEVVEMETRLNGHDIALETQQDDDDDNFAPIAYLSSEQTEPTRILEARQNDRMQSEGLLEALEKLDPRSRRIIEARWLNSDDGNGATLHDLAEEFGVSAERIRQIETAALKKMKNTLTAYS; encoded by the coding sequence ATGAACGCGAAGTCCGAACAAACATCACTTATGTCGGTGAGCAGTCATGCCTTGGCTCCAGCTTTCACCGGTTCGTTAGGCAATATCGAGGCCTATATCGCCGAGGTGAACCGTTTGCCGATTCTGACCCAAGAGCAGGAAACCGATCTTGCGCTGCGTTACCGCGAACACAATGATTTGAGTGCGGCACAAGAACTCGTTTTATCCCATCTGAGACTGGTTGTATCTATCGCAAGAAATTATCTCGGATACGGTCTTCCTCATGCCGATCTGATCCAGGAAGGCAATATCGGACTGATGAAAGCCGTCAAACGGTTCGATCCGGAAATGGGTGTCCGGCTTGTTTCGTACGCCATTCACTGGATCAAGGCGGAAATTCACGAATACATTCTCAGGAACTGGAGAATGGTGAAAATCGCGACGACCAAAGCTCAAAGAAAACTGTTCTTCAATTTAAGAAGCCATAAAAACGGCATGGATGCCATGACAAGAGCCCAAATCAGTTCTCTTGCGGAAAAGCTCAATGTCAAGGATGAAGAAGTCGTCGAAATGGAAACCCGTTTAAACGGTCATGATATCGCGCTGGAAACACAACAGGACGATGACGACGACAATTTTGCTCCAATAGCTTATCTGTCATCCGAACAGACGGAACCGACACGTATCCTGGAAGCAAGACAGAATGACCGCATGCAATCTGAAGGCTTGCTCGAAGCATTGGAAAAACTTGATCCAAGATCCCGCCGGATCATCGAGGCAAGATGGTTGAACAGTGATGATGGCAATGGCGCCACATTACATGACTTGGCAGAGGAATTCGGTGTATCCGCTGAAAGAATCCGCCAGATTGAAACAGCGGCATTGAAAAAAATGAAAAACACTTTGACCGCTTATAGTTAA
- a CDS encoding methyltransferase domain-containing protein: MSIELQKVRSLFEKRTRVTDVAFLIREIANRMNERLSVMKITPLRIMDAGCGHGDDLQMLSEKFPEARLTGVDASFAMLSRAKGYRCHAGNRLDYVCGDFGLLPVRRSVFDMIWSNLSLHWHEDIASVFKEWVRVLAQEGLMMFSCFGPGTWSALRNFCNGLDAYSHILEFNSMREIGDKLIGAGFVAPVLEREWITVTYATAEKMLADIRAFGGNPLKGRPKGLWGKKSYRKLMEYLDAEQSEYGLLSLEFEVIYAHAFKEKKLVRQERIIEIFR, translated from the coding sequence ATGTCTATCGAATTGCAGAAAGTTCGGTCATTGTTTGAAAAGAGGACCAGAGTCACCGATGTCGCTTTTCTGATTCGCGAAATTGCGAACCGGATGAATGAACGTCTTTCTGTCATGAAAATCACGCCGTTACGAATTATGGATGCGGGGTGTGGCCACGGTGACGATCTGCAAATGCTTTCCGAAAAATTTCCGGAAGCTAGGTTGACCGGAGTGGATGCATCTTTTGCGATGTTGTCCCGTGCAAAGGGATACCGGTGTCATGCGGGTAATCGATTGGATTATGTTTGTGGTGACTTCGGTTTGCTTCCGGTCAGACGGTCTGTTTTCGATATGATATGGTCCAATCTGTCTTTGCACTGGCATGAAGATATTGCCTCTGTTTTTAAGGAATGGGTGAGGGTACTGGCGCAGGAAGGTCTGATGATGTTTTCTTGTTTCGGACCGGGAACGTGGTCGGCTTTACGGAATTTTTGCAACGGTTTGGATGCGTATTCCCATATTCTTGAATTCAACAGCATGCGTGAGATCGGAGATAAACTGATCGGGGCCGGTTTCGTTGCGCCGGTTCTGGAGCGCGAGTGGATTACTGTTACCTATGCGACGGCTGAGAAAATGTTGGCGGATATCCGTGCATTTGGTGGCAATCCATTAAAAGGACGTCCCAAAGGCCTCTGGGGCAAAAAATCTTACAGGAAACTGATGGAATATCTGGATGCAGAACAGAGTGAGTATGGCTTGCTGTCGCTGGAATTCGAAGTCATTTACGCTCATGCCTTCAAGGAGAAAAAGCTTGTACGACAGGAACGGATTATTGAAATTTTCAGATAG
- a CDS encoding ComF family protein, producing the protein MIFNYPHGFSVLTDLLRKVSRPCALCHSSSSCGICEHCYRQYLDNSPPRCFCCGQNLPGTDYEKNGLLCGNCLDKPHSFDETIVAAAYEPPLDQLVHELKFQSKLALAPLMGKLIYQAAIRQKRLAELRPDFITAVPLGNSRLIERGFNQSHEIAKTFAKWMNVPLRSDLIYRNRDTEKQSTISFKERKNNVQGAFSITRISHAILKGTHIGLVDDVMTTGHTLEEIAHLLKNAGTRRVTNFVFARTPA; encoded by the coding sequence ATGATTTTCAATTATCCTCACGGTTTTTCTGTTCTGACAGATCTCCTGAGAAAAGTATCCCGTCCCTGTGCATTATGTCATTCATCCAGCTCATGTGGAATCTGCGAACACTGTTACAGGCAGTACCTTGATAATTCTCCCCCGCGTTGTTTCTGCTGCGGACAGAACCTGCCCGGTACTGATTACGAAAAAAACGGCCTGTTATGCGGAAATTGTCTCGACAAACCTCACTCATTTGACGAAACCATTGTCGCTGCTGCTTACGAACCGCCACTTGACCAATTGGTACATGAACTGAAATTCCAATCCAAGCTGGCGCTGGCCCCATTGATGGGAAAACTGATCTATCAGGCAGCCATCAGACAAAAGAGACTTGCCGAATTGCGTCCTGACTTCATTACTGCTGTTCCGTTGGGTAACTCCCGACTGATTGAACGGGGATTCAACCAGTCGCACGAAATAGCCAAAACTTTTGCAAAATGGATGAATGTCCCCCTCCGATCCGATCTTATATACAGAAACCGGGATACAGAAAAACAGTCGACAATATCATTTAAAGAAAGAAAAAATAACGTCCAGGGCGCTTTTTCCATTACCCGGATATCTCATGCCATCCTCAAGGGAACGCACATCGGACTAGTTGACGATGTCATGACGACCGGACACACCCTTGAAGAAATCGCCCACTTGCTCAAAAACGCAGGAACAAGGCGAGTAACCAACTTCGTTTTCGCCCGAACCCCTGCCTAG